GCCAATCACCTCGGCCGTTCTTCCGTCTGCCGCAGTTAAGTTGAGCTTAATGGTGTTGGGGTGCATGGTAGAGGCGTTGCCCACAGATTTAAAGGTGTAGTGCAAGCCGTTTTCTTTGGCGTGGTCAAAGGCCTCTTTAATGCGGGTATCATCCGTCTTATAATCCAATAGACCCGCTACAATGGCTCTGTCACTGCCGTGGCCCTCATAAGTGCGGGCGAAGGAGTTGTAGAACGTGATGACCGCTGAGGTAGGCTTGGCTCCTAAAATACGAATGGCCGCGCGGGCAATGCGCACCACTCCCGCCGTATGCGAACTGGACGGACCAATCATGACCGGACCAATCATATCAAAAATGCTGCT
The nucleotide sequence above comes from Nibribacter ruber. Encoded proteins:
- the sdaAB gene encoding L-serine ammonia-lyase, iron-sulfur-dependent subunit beta; the encoded protein is MAEKSSIFDMIGPVMIGPSSSHTAGVVRIARAAIRILGAKPTSAVITFYNSFARTYEGHGSDRAIVAGLLDYKTDDTRIKEAFDHAKENGLHYTFKSVGNASTMHPNTIKLNLTAADGRTAEVIGQSRGGGVISIVEVDGFPSNFSANLHTLILDADDVTGSIAFIASVIAHDDCNIATMNVSRKGKNELARQFIEMDSGLRPITLEYLRQLKWVKNVIYIPNIDL